The Catellatospora citrea DNA segment AACCACCCGGCGCTGGGTCTCCAAAGCGGAGGCCGGACGGTGGGCGGCCACGGCATTGCCCGAGTTCGGCACCCTCATCACCGCGGCCGTCGCCGGTCACGGCCAGGGTCGCGCCGGCCGCGCCGTCGACGCCGCCGCGGCACGCGCCTTCGTCGGCCACGTCCTGCGCCGCCTCGCCGACACGGCGGACTGAGCCGGGTCGCGTGGCCCGCGCGGATGGGCCTGGGTGACGCGGCGGGCTGACAGGCGCGTGGCCCATGCCTATCCTGCAACGGCCTCGGCGATCGGAAGGACCCCGGTGAGCAGTCCGCGTATCACTCTTTACCACCGCGACGGCATCCACGAGCAACCCTCGGGCGGGCTGCTGTGGGTGCTGCTCGACCAGCTCAGCGACCTGCCGGGCGGCGGCTCGGTGGCGCTGGTGCGCGACGGGGACGACGACGACTTCATCCAGGCCTGGCGGCTGCCGGACGGATACCGGCTGCTCGCCCAGGAGGGGCCGGAAGCCCCGGCCGAGCTGGCCCACCCGGTCGCGTTCGACGCCGCGTTCGAGGCGATGCTGGCCTGGAACCTCGACCGCGACGGCTGGCGAGAGGCGTGCGACTGGCGGTCGGCCGCGCCGCCGCCGGAGCCGGACACGCCGCCCGCGCTGATCCGGATCGAGTACCACCCCGACTCGTCGCGCACCGACCGGCTCGGCCGGTACGCCGACGGCCAGTTCCTCGCGCTGCTCAGCGGCACCGGCCGCAACTCCCCGGGAGCCATCGGCGTGGCGCTGTTCCTGTTCGACCACACCGGGACGCACACGGGCTCCCGCATCCACAACGACGTGTTCGGCGATGCGCAGGGGCTGCGCGAGCAACTGATCGCCGACCTGCCCGACGTCGCGTACGGCGACATCGCCATTCGCACGTTCTGCGTACGAGAGGGCGACGTCACCTGGGAGCTGGTCGACCAGACGGCGGAGCACGGCATGCCCCGGGTCAGCTTCTACCCGATGGACATCATGTTCGCCCCGCCCTGGGACGGCACGTACGACACGTGAACCGTCACCGGTCCGCGGTCGCGACGACGCGGATGACGGTGGGGGTCCCGCCGCCGGTCGGCCGACCTCATACGCTTATGGCCGCTGCTGCCGCCGCCTGCCATGTGGCAGCGTCGGCGGTCGCGAGTGCCGGGGTCGGCAAACCGAGCGAGGCGACGGCCACGCACAGCGTCGGGTCGTTCGATGCTTCGACCGTGAGGTCTCCTGCGATCTGAAACCGCGTGACGGGGACAGGTCTGCCATCGATGGTGAGAGTGGAGAGCTGGGCTTCCCCGTGAAGGATCGCCGTCATGACCTCGCGGGTGACCTCGGCGAGCTCGCGACCGTGCAGTCGGGCCAGCGGATCCGCGAGGCCTAAGGCTACGTCGGCGGCCATGTCGCGCGGGGAGATCGGGGGGAGGAAGGATGTCGTGTGCACGGCGCGGCCTGTCTGGTCGTTGCGCCAGATGCTCACGAAGACCAGCTCCGGTCGCCCCTCGTCTTCGCCCATTACGCCGCACCTTGCCGGCCCGTTCACCGGAAGGGGGGCCAGCGCGTCCCACACGGGGAAGTCCATTACCAGCTCCCAATCTAGAGTGCACCGCCTAGCAAGGAATTCCGAATGATCCTTTTCTCGGTCCAGCCCGGCCAGGAAGTCATGGCAACTCTTACCGCAGCTCTCGCCGAGCGCGGCGTGAGAGACGGCGCCGTGGTGTCCCTGATCGGCGCCGTCGATGCCTGTTGTATCTCGAACATGGTTGCCGACGACGCCTCGAAAGACATCCTCACTGAGTACGCCCAACCGTTCGAGCTGAGCGGCACGGGAGAGATCAAAGACGGCAAGGTGCATCTTCATGTCGTGCTCGGCCGCGAGGGCGACGCGGCGCTGGCGGGTCACCTTCACTGGGCAAACGTCGAAACGTTCTTCGTGAACGCCTACGTGATCAGCCTCTAACGCCCTCCGAGTGCGCAAGGAGGCCGGGATTGTCTATGACGGCCTCCTTGCGTACTGGTCGGCTTCATTTGGGCCGTCACCGGTCCGCGGCGGTGACGATGCCGTTGATGGTGGGGGTGTCGAAGAAGACGTGCAACGGCAGGTCGACGCCGAGCCGACGACGCAACCGGGCCGCGATCTTCGTGACGGTGAGCGAGTGCCCGCCGAGGTCGAACAGGTCGTCGTCGGGCCCGATCTCGCCGTGCCCGAGCACCTCGCGCCAGATCTCGTACACCTGCAGCGCCAGCCCCGTGTAAGGGCTCGCCGACGCCTGCGGCACCAGCGGCGTGCCCGCCAGCCCGGCCAGCGCGGCCCGGTCGAGCTTGCCGTTGGCGTTGCGCGGCAACTGCTCCACCAGCGTGAACACCGACGGCACCAGGTAACCGGGCAGTCCGGCCGTCAATCGCTCACGCAACCGCACCGGGTCCGGCGCGCCGACGACGTACGCCACCAGCGCGTCGCCGTCCGCCGACGCCGTCACCGCCGCGTCCACGACCGACTCGGCCGCCCGCAGGTGCGCTTCCACCTCGCCTGGCTCGATCCGGTGGCCGCGCACTTTCAGCTGGTCGTCGGCCCGCCCGTGGAACTCCAGCGACCCGTCCGGCAGCCGCCGCACGCGGTCCCCAGTGCGATACAGCCGTCCCCACCTCGTGTCCACGAAGCGTGTCCCGGTCAGCTCGGGGCGGCCCAGGTAGCCGCGGGCGACCCCGGCCCCACCCAGGCACAGCTCGCCCACGATGCCGTGCGGCACCGGGCACAGGGCCGCGTCCAGCACGTACGCCGTCGTGTTGGCCAG contains these protein-coding regions:
- a CDS encoding PPC domain-containing DNA-binding protein: MILFSVQPGQEVMATLTAALAERGVRDGAVVSLIGAVDACCISNMVADDASKDILTEYAQPFELSGTGEIKDGKVHLHVVLGREGDAALAGHLHWANVETFFVNAYVISL